One window from the genome of [Mycobacterium] stephanolepidis encodes:
- a CDS encoding class I SAM-dependent methyltransferase, whose amino-acid sequence MTEKSATQEFDLAFEAAYRGERPDGLGVRPPWSIGEPQPEIATLIAEGKVRGEVLDAGCGEAATALYLAEVGHTTVGLDSAPKAIELAKGYAAERGLTNASFAVADISAFTGYDGRFDTIIDSTLFHSMPVELRDGYQRSIVRAAAPGARYYVLVFDRAAFPAESPVNAVTENELRDAVSKYWAIDEIRPAKIYANFNGFEPGVAQGFARHQVEPDGRSSVSAWLLSAHLAG is encoded by the coding sequence ATGACTGAGAAGAGCGCCACACAGGAATTCGATCTCGCGTTTGAGGCCGCGTACCGCGGCGAGCGTCCCGACGGTTTGGGTGTTCGTCCGCCGTGGAGCATTGGTGAACCACAGCCCGAGATCGCGACACTGATCGCCGAGGGCAAGGTGCGTGGGGAGGTGCTTGACGCCGGTTGCGGCGAGGCGGCGACCGCGCTGTATCTCGCCGAGGTGGGGCATACCACCGTAGGTCTGGACTCCGCGCCCAAGGCCATCGAACTGGCGAAAGGCTATGCGGCCGAACGCGGTCTGACGAATGCCAGTTTCGCGGTCGCCGACATTTCGGCCTTTACGGGCTACGACGGGCGGTTCGACACCATTATCGATTCGACGCTGTTCCACTCGATGCCCGTCGAACTGCGCGATGGCTATCAGCGTTCGATCGTCCGGGCCGCGGCGCCGGGCGCACGCTACTACGTATTGGTCTTCGATCGTGCCGCGTTCCCGGCGGAATCACCCGTCAATGCCGTCACCGAAAACGAACTGCGGGATGCGGTTTCGAAGTATTGGGCCATTGATGAGATCCGCCCGGCCAAGATCTACGCGAACTTCAACGGATTCGAACCGGGTGTGGCCCAGGGGTTCGCCCGGCACCAGGTCGAGCCCGATGGCCGGTCATCGGTGTCGGCGTGGCTACTTTCGGCGCACCTGGCGGGCTAG
- a CDS encoding HNH endonuclease signature motif containing protein, translating into MSPIDDLLATGTAVVESSCDELNNPELLSALRQLEIAQRKITAASHALTARLVERGSPVALGGTSFAEVLARHLSISTATARRRLADAAHLGPRRAFTGEPLEPLLPRTAHALRQGRLGDEHVRIIRRFFDALPDAIDGDTRESAEERLASMGTEFGPEQLRAGANRIAALINPDGRFSDVDRARLRGISIGRQGTDGMSAISGLLDPETRAYLDAVLSKLAAPGMCDPRDESPMTEGEPDCAAAERDTRTTAQRNHDGLRACLRSTLASGKLGSHHGLPVTVVVSTTLSEMQSAAGQAVSGSGNLVPIRDLIRMAAHALHYLAIFDDDGRPLYLGRAKRIATADQRIVLHAKDRGCSAPGCTVPGYLCQVHHVDDWRDDGPTHIDNLTFACGPHHRLLQQGWTTRKRSSNGITEWIPPPHLDTGQSRTNDYHHPERFILDF; encoded by the coding sequence ATGAGTCCAATCGACGATCTACTGGCGACAGGTACGGCTGTCGTCGAGTCGTCGTGTGATGAGCTCAACAATCCCGAGTTACTCTCCGCGCTAAGGCAACTGGAAATCGCACAGCGCAAGATCACCGCAGCCTCACACGCGCTCACCGCCCGGCTGGTGGAACGCGGGTCACCGGTCGCGTTGGGCGGTACGTCATTCGCGGAAGTACTGGCACGGCACCTCTCGATAAGTACCGCAACCGCTCGGCGTCGCCTCGCTGACGCCGCACATCTCGGCCCCCGGCGTGCGTTCACCGGCGAGCCCCTAGAACCCCTACTTCCGCGTACCGCCCACGCATTGCGGCAGGGCCGCCTCGGCGACGAGCACGTGCGAATCATCCGCAGGTTCTTCGACGCCTTACCCGACGCGATCGACGGCGATACCCGCGAGTCTGCCGAGGAGCGACTCGCATCCATGGGAACCGAATTCGGCCCGGAACAACTCCGCGCCGGCGCCAACCGGATCGCGGCTCTGATCAATCCCGACGGCCGATTCTCTGACGTCGACCGCGCCCGTTTGCGGGGCATATCGATCGGGCGCCAGGGAACCGACGGAATGAGCGCCATCAGCGGCCTGCTGGATCCGGAGACTCGTGCCTACCTCGACGCAGTGCTGAGCAAGCTCGCTGCGCCAGGCATGTGCGATCCTCGCGACGAATCTCCCATGACCGAAGGTGAACCCGACTGCGCAGCCGCCGAGCGCGACACGCGAACCACCGCCCAGCGAAACCACGACGGACTACGAGCGTGCCTGCGCAGCACCTTGGCTTCGGGCAAGCTGGGCTCACATCATGGATTACCCGTCACCGTCGTCGTCTCAACGACCCTGAGCGAGATGCAGAGCGCGGCCGGGCAGGCAGTATCGGGTAGCGGCAACCTGGTGCCTATCCGCGATCTGATCCGGATGGCTGCCCACGCCCTGCATTACCTCGCGATATTCGACGACGACGGCCGCCCTCTCTACCTGGGGCGGGCCAAAAGGATCGCCACAGCCGATCAGCGAATTGTCTTACACGCCAAAGATCGTGGCTGCTCGGCACCGGGATGTACGGTGCCCGGTTACCTCTGCCAGGTGCATCACGTCGATGATTGGCGCGACGACGGACCCACTCACATCGACAATCTGACCTTCGCCTGCGGCCCACATCATCGGCTGCTCCAACAGGGCTGGACCACCCGAAAACGCAGTAGTAACGGGATCACCGAATGGATTCCGCCGCCGCATCTCGATACCGGCCAGTCCCGCACCAACGACTACCACCACCCCGAGCGGTTCATCCTGGACTTCTAG
- a CDS encoding DNA-3-methyladenine glycosylase family protein: protein MDIRRTLGIHRRGSTDPTYRVSPGGSITRGSYTPDGPGVLTISREDKTVVGRAYGDGAAWLLDRLPRLLGADDEPEALTPKHEVVTRLIQGAKGIRLGATDRVWEALVPAVLEQKVPGAEAWRAWRYLINCVGTDMGAAKIPPPQREWLDIPSWEWHKSGAEPVRMRTVRIAANVDVETKPEHLTSIHGIGPWTEAEVRSRALGDPDAVPVGDYHIAGQVGFAFTGNKTDDAGMLQLLEPYAGQRYRVIRLIELMAPKPERRGSRMPVRDYRNF from the coding sequence TTGGATATACGCCGAACCCTCGGCATCCACCGGCGCGGTTCGACTGATCCCACGTATCGGGTATCCCCCGGCGGATCCATCACCCGGGGCTCCTATACCCCGGATGGCCCTGGGGTACTGACGATCTCACGCGAAGACAAAACTGTCGTCGGCCGGGCCTACGGTGACGGTGCCGCGTGGCTGCTCGATCGCCTGCCACGCCTGTTGGGCGCCGACGACGAACCCGAAGCGCTCACACCCAAACACGAGGTTGTCACCCGGCTGATCCAGGGCGCGAAAGGCATCCGTCTTGGCGCCACCGATCGCGTGTGGGAGGCCCTCGTTCCCGCCGTGCTGGAACAGAAGGTGCCCGGCGCAGAGGCCTGGCGCGCCTGGCGGTATCTCATCAACTGTGTCGGCACCGACATGGGTGCCGCCAAGATTCCACCACCCCAACGAGAATGGCTCGATATCCCGTCGTGGGAATGGCACAAGTCCGGTGCCGAACCGGTCCGCATGCGCACGGTCCGCATCGCTGCCAACGTCGACGTGGAAACCAAGCCAGAGCACCTGACCTCGATCCACGGCATCGGACCGTGGACCGAGGCCGAGGTCCGCAGTCGCGCGCTCGGCGATCCCGACGCCGTGCCCGTCGGGGACTACCACATCGCCGGGCAGGTGGGATTCGCGTTCACCGGCAATAAGACCGACGATGCCGGCATGCTGCAACTCCTGGAACCCTATGCCGGACAACGCTATCGAGTCATTCGACTCATCGAGCTCATGGCACCTAAGCCGGAAAGGCGCGGATCACGGATGCCGGTTCGCGACTACCGCAACTTCTGA
- a CDS encoding acyltransferase family protein: MRGGEIKALTGLRIIAALWVVLFHFRPLLEDAVPGFRSALTPVLDCGAQGVDLFFILSGFVLTWNYLDKMGDRWSTRETLHFLWLRLARVWPVYLVTMHLAALWVIFTMHVGHIPPKDVNGYDAMSYVRQLFMVQLWFRPYFDLSSWNGPAWSISAEWLAYLLFGGLVLVIFRMARATRARSLMVLAVVASLPPVILLLLTGQFYTPWSWLPRIVMQFTAGALACAAVSRLRLTHRSRHIAGYVAIAIIAAIVGSLYFLDAHPISGVTDSSGVVDVLFVPLVMALAVGIGPLPTLLSTRIMVYGGQISFGLYMVHELVHVSWTWATKQFELSLTDPGGGWIVVGLIALAVVLSMALYHGVEEPGRCWMRRMIGVTKPAITDHHVPHNGHKHQVPADVTDSDREPVPTGVTSR; encoded by the coding sequence GTGCGCGGCGGAGAGATCAAGGCCCTCACGGGGCTTCGCATCATCGCCGCGCTCTGGGTTGTGCTCTTCCACTTCCGGCCCCTGCTCGAGGACGCGGTCCCCGGATTCCGGTCCGCGCTGACCCCCGTTCTCGACTGTGGCGCCCAGGGCGTCGATCTCTTCTTCATTCTCAGTGGGTTCGTGCTGACCTGGAACTATCTCGACAAAATGGGCGATCGCTGGTCAACCCGCGAGACGCTGCACTTCCTGTGGCTGCGCCTGGCCCGGGTGTGGCCCGTGTACCTGGTCACCATGCATCTGGCCGCGCTGTGGGTCATCTTCACCATGCACGTCGGACACATACCGCCCAAGGACGTCAACGGATACGACGCCATGAGCTACGTGCGCCAGCTGTTCATGGTGCAGTTGTGGTTCCGTCCGTACTTCGACCTGTCCAGCTGGAACGGTCCGGCGTGGTCGATCAGCGCTGAATGGCTGGCTTACCTGCTCTTCGGCGGCCTGGTCCTTGTCATCTTCCGGATGGCGCGCGCGACCCGCGCCCGCAGCCTGATGGTTCTGGCCGTGGTGGCTTCGCTGCCACCGGTCATCTTGCTGCTGCTGACGGGGCAGTTCTACACACCGTGGAGCTGGTTGCCGCGCATTGTTATGCAGTTCACCGCGGGCGCCCTCGCGTGCGCTGCGGTGAGCAGACTGCGGCTGACGCACCGTTCCCGCCATATCGCCGGCTACGTGGCGATCGCGATCATCGCGGCGATCGTGGGCTCGCTGTACTTCTTGGACGCCCACCCGATCTCCGGAGTCACCGATAGCAGCGGAGTGGTGGATGTGCTGTTCGTGCCGCTGGTGATGGCGCTGGCGGTGGGCATCGGCCCGCTGCCCACACTGCTCTCCACGCGCATCATGGTCTACGGCGGTCAGATCTCCTTTGGGCTCTACATGGTGCATGAGCTCGTGCACGTCTCCTGGACATGGGCCACCAAGCAGTTCGAGCTCTCACTGACCGACCCCGGCGGCGGTTGGATCGTTGTCGGTCTGATTGCGCTCGCTGTGGTGCTGTCCATGGCGCTGTATCACGGCGTGGAGGAACCTGGACGGTGCTGGATGCGCCGCATGATCGGCGTCACCAAACCAGCGATCACCGATCACCATGTTCCGCACAATGGTCACAAACACCAGGTGCCGGCGGACGTGACCGATTCCGATCGGGAGCCGGTGCCGACCGGTGTAACGAGTCGATAG
- a CDS encoding Rv0518 family GDSL lipase — protein sequence MVRLAAVGIAFAFLFGVAAPQPAPVRPYRLAYLGSGLNHVAVVSDSYTTGTKEGGLGAKSWTSLAWRILGREGVRINADVAAEGRAGYGVRGDHGSVFADLTDRVVRPDDELVVFFGSRNDQDVDPDAYAEATRRTLASARRTAPAAKLLVIGPPWPTADVPDVVLQLRDILYGEAHAIGASWVDPLAERWFVGHPELIGSDGVHPNDAGHAYMADKIAPLIRTRLTRRL from the coding sequence GTGGTTCGTCTGGCGGCGGTCGGCATCGCATTCGCGTTTCTCTTCGGGGTGGCTGCCCCGCAGCCCGCACCTGTGCGCCCCTACCGACTCGCCTACTTAGGTTCCGGACTGAACCATGTCGCGGTGGTCAGCGATTCGTACACGACCGGCACCAAGGAAGGCGGCCTGGGCGCCAAATCGTGGACATCGCTGGCGTGGCGGATCCTGGGGCGCGAAGGTGTCCGCATCAACGCCGATGTCGCGGCCGAAGGGCGCGCCGGTTACGGCGTGCGCGGTGACCACGGCAGCGTCTTCGCCGACCTCACCGACCGGGTAGTGCGTCCCGACGACGAGCTGGTGGTGTTCTTCGGTTCGCGCAACGACCAGGATGTCGATCCGGACGCATATGCGGAGGCGACCCGCCGCACACTGGCGTCGGCACGGCGCACGGCGCCGGCGGCCAAGCTGCTCGTGATCGGCCCCCCCTGGCCGACGGCCGACGTGCCCGACGTGGTGCTGCAGCTGCGCGACATTCTGTACGGCGAGGCCCATGCGATCGGTGCGTCGTGGGTGGATCCGCTGGCCGAACGCTGGTTCGTGGGGCACCCGGAGCTGATCGGCTCCGACGGCGTGCATCCCAACGATGCCGGGCACGCCTACATGGCCGACAAGATCGCCCCGCTCATCCGTACCCGGCTGACCCGTCGGCTCTGA
- a CDS encoding GNAT family N-acetyltransferase, with product MPDFSPTITDFWQGYLGRGTVLHTDDDFQLAVYAGLDEDSRLMALKTVDGKTSITLAPELSERTGIDGAQPLSESRFWTSLDEAGIAMHGADNLFYFTNDARDALVAEVPTGDVRQLTADDKAIFSAFESVASAEDLDNAQVELGHWAVFGSFDNGRLVAVSSIYQWEDAAIMDLGVLMLPIFRGRGHARQLVRAVFRYACARGYEPQYRCQVDNAASSALARAAGLTLFGTLDVIAD from the coding sequence ATGCCTGACTTCTCCCCCACTATCACCGATTTCTGGCAGGGCTACCTTGGCCGCGGTACCGTCCTGCACACCGATGACGATTTCCAACTCGCGGTCTACGCCGGCCTCGACGAGGACAGTCGGCTCATGGCGCTCAAGACAGTCGACGGTAAGACCAGCATCACCCTCGCACCCGAACTCTCCGAGCGCACGGGAATCGATGGTGCACAGCCCCTTTCGGAGTCCCGATTCTGGACGAGCCTGGATGAGGCCGGCATCGCGATGCACGGGGCGGACAACCTCTTCTATTTCACCAACGATGCGCGCGACGCGCTCGTGGCCGAAGTACCCACGGGCGATGTCCGCCAGCTCACCGCCGACGACAAGGCGATCTTCTCGGCATTCGAATCGGTTGCCTCGGCAGAAGATTTGGACAACGCCCAAGTGGAGCTGGGTCATTGGGCGGTGTTCGGCTCCTTCGACAACGGCCGCCTCGTCGCCGTCTCCAGCATCTATCAGTGGGAGGACGCGGCGATCATGGACCTCGGAGTGCTGATGCTGCCGATATTCCGCGGCAGAGGCCACGCCCGGCAGCTGGTGCGTGCCGTGTTCCGGTACGCGTGTGCGCGGGGTTACGAGCCGCAGTACCGATGCCAGGTGGACAACGCAGCGTCCAGCGCGCTGGCTCGTGCTGCGGGGCTCACGCTGTTCGGCACCTTGGACGTGATCGCTGACTGA
- the cds1 gene encoding L-cysteine desulfhydrase Cds1, translating to MSRAWADNAVRLIEADARRSADTHLLRYPLPAAWADTVDVQLYLKDESTHITGSLKHRLARSLFLYALCNGFIREGTTVVEASSGSTAVSEAYFAQLLGLPFIAVMTASTSPSKIALIESQGGSCHFVDQAQQVYAEAQRLADESGGHYLDQFTNAERATDWRGNNNIAESIFTQMHYEKHPLPTWIVVGAGTGGTSATIGRYIRYRRYPTKLCVVDPDNSAFYPSYIAGHDVVTGISSRIEGIGRPRVEPSFLPTVVDRMEQIPDAESVALTRHASAVLGRRVGASTGTNLSGAFRVISEMVRDGVPGSVVTLLADTGDRYVDTYFDDAWVAEQGFDLLAPTERLAEFENTGRWG from the coding sequence GTGAGCCGCGCGTGGGCCGATAACGCGGTCCGGCTGATCGAGGCCGATGCTCGTCGTAGCGCTGACACTCACCTGCTGCGGTACCCGTTGCCTGCGGCCTGGGCCGACACCGTGGATGTGCAGCTGTATCTCAAGGACGAGTCCACCCACATCACCGGCAGCCTGAAACATCGTTTGGCGCGTTCGCTTTTCCTGTATGCGCTGTGTAACGGGTTCATCCGGGAAGGCACCACGGTCGTGGAGGCCTCGTCCGGTTCGACCGCGGTGTCCGAGGCCTACTTCGCGCAGTTGCTGGGGTTGCCGTTCATCGCGGTGATGACGGCCTCCACCAGTCCCAGCAAGATCGCCCTGATCGAGTCTCAAGGCGGTAGTTGCCATTTCGTCGATCAGGCACAGCAGGTCTACGCCGAGGCGCAGCGGCTCGCCGACGAGTCCGGCGGACACTATCTGGACCAGTTCACCAACGCCGAGCGTGCGACCGACTGGCGCGGTAACAACAACATCGCCGAATCGATCTTTACCCAGATGCACTACGAAAAGCACCCGCTGCCAACGTGGATCGTGGTCGGGGCAGGCACCGGCGGTACCAGCGCAACCATCGGGCGCTACATCCGCTATCGCCGCTACCCCACCAAACTGTGTGTGGTGGATCCCGACAACTCGGCGTTCTACCCGTCCTACATCGCCGGACATGACGTGGTGACCGGAATTTCGTCGCGTATCGAGGGCATCGGACGTCCTCGTGTCGAGCCATCGTTCCTGCCGACCGTGGTGGATCGTATGGAGCAGATACCCGATGCGGAGTCGGTGGCGCTCACGCGGCATGCCAGCGCCGTGCTGGGTCGTCGGGTGGGTGCGTCGACGGGAACCAACCTGTCCGGCGCGTTCCGGGTGATCTCGGAAATGGTGCGGGACGGTGTCCCGGGGTCGGTGGTGACGCTGTTGGCCGACACCGGCGATCGGTATGTCGACACCTACTTCGACGACGCCTGGGTCGCCGAGCAGGGATTCGATCTGCTGGCCCCTACGGAGCGTCTTGCCGAGTTCGAGAACACCGGCCGGTGGGGTTAG
- a CDS encoding metallophosphoesterase, which yields MNTSFNTVIKRAAAYSAGSAALGIGYASIIERNAFTVREATMDVLDPGASPLRVLHISDIHMRPGQHLKQAWLRELAQWQPDLVINTGDNLAHPKAVSSVVQALGDLLSVPGLFVFGSNDYFGPRLKNPAKYLYKSDERKHGEPLPWQDLRAAFTERGWHDMTHTRHELEVGGVRIAAAGVDDPHLHRDRYDTIAGMPNPLATLRLGLTHSPEPRVLDRFAEDGYQLVMAGHTHGGQLCLPFYGAIVTNCELDRSRVKGPSRWGSHMQLHVSAGIGTSPFAPMRFFCRPEATLLTLVPARIDGQGTAAESGDRLPSATAQ from the coding sequence ATGAACACGTCGTTCAACACGGTTATCAAGCGAGCGGCCGCTTACTCGGCGGGTTCGGCCGCGCTTGGCATCGGGTACGCGTCGATCATCGAACGCAACGCGTTCACCGTCCGCGAGGCAACGATGGATGTACTCGACCCAGGCGCCTCGCCGCTGCGGGTACTGCACATCAGCGATATCCACATGCGTCCCGGCCAGCACCTCAAGCAGGCCTGGTTGCGCGAGCTGGCGCAGTGGCAGCCTGACTTGGTGATCAACACCGGCGATAACCTGGCTCACCCCAAGGCGGTGTCCTCGGTGGTTCAGGCTCTGGGTGATTTGCTCTCGGTCCCAGGACTTTTCGTCTTCGGAAGCAACGACTACTTCGGCCCGCGGCTGAAGAACCCCGCCAAATATCTGTACAAGAGCGATGAACGCAAGCACGGAGAACCGTTGCCGTGGCAGGATCTGCGCGCCGCGTTCACCGAGCGCGGTTGGCACGATATGACCCACACTCGGCACGAGCTGGAGGTCGGCGGGGTGCGAATCGCGGCCGCCGGGGTGGATGACCCGCATCTGCACCGGGACCGCTACGACACCATCGCCGGGATGCCGAATCCACTGGCCACACTGCGCCTGGGGCTGACCCATTCCCCCGAGCCGCGGGTGCTGGACCGCTTCGCCGAGGACGGCTACCAGCTGGTGATGGCCGGTCACACCCATGGTGGGCAGTTGTGCTTGCCGTTCTACGGGGCGATCGTCACCAACTGCGAGCTGGACCGTTCCCGGGTGAAGGGTCCGTCACGCTGGGGTTCGCACATGCAGCTGCACGTGTCGGCGGGTATCGGAACATCGCCGTTCGCGCCGATGCGGTTCTTCTGCCGTCCGGAGGCGACGCTGCTGACCCTGGTGCCTGCGCGCATCGACGGTCAAGGTACCGCCGCCGAGTCCGGCGACCGGCTGCCCAGCGCCACCGCGCAGTGA
- the ponA2 gene encoding transglycosylase/D,D-transpeptidase PonA2, with translation MPERPPESVTLAKLAGCGLIAAVILAGLMFPFAGGFGLASNRASDVVANGSTQLLEGEVPAVTTVEDAKGNKIAYLYTQRRFEVPADQIADTIKLALLSIEDKRFTSHNGVDWKGTLGGLAGYASGDEDTRGGSTIEQQYVKNYQLLVVAKTDAERKAAIETTPARKLREIRMALRLDRTFTKQEILTRYLNLVSFGNNSFGVQDAAQTYFGVDAKDLNWQQAALLAGMVQSTSGLNPYVNPERALARRNLVLDTMIANAPEKKAELVAARAQPLGVLPQPNELPRGCIAAGDRAFFCDYVLDYLAKSGISKDQVMKGGYLIRTTLDPEVQNSVKQAVSHVADPGLNGVADVMSVIKPGQTSHPIMAMASSRTYGLDGAANETMQPQPFSLVGDGAGSIFKIFTVAAAMDMGMGINTVLDVPPTFSAKGLGSSDGTKGCPKDTWCVKNVGNYRSPMSVTDALATSPNTAFARLIQSIGVSKAVDMAVKLGMRSYAQAGTAKPYDPEGDESLADYIKKYNLGSFTLGPIQVNALELSNVAATLASGGKWCPPNPIDKVFDRHGKEVPTTTEACEQAVPTGLANTLANALSKDDQPGGTAAGSAGSVGWSLPLSSKTGTTEAHRSSAFLGFTNNLAAASYIFDDSTSPGDLCSFPLRKCGDGNLYGGNEPARAWFEAMKPIAENYGPTALPPTEPRYVDGGPGSKVPSINGLRESEARDVLKKAGFKVADQASVVNSTAPFNEVVGTSPSGTTIPGSVVTILLSNGIPPAPPPIVIPGLGGPPGEMTTTVVNIPGLPPITVPVLAPPP, from the coding sequence ATGCCAGAACGCCCGCCCGAGTCGGTGACCCTCGCGAAGCTCGCGGGCTGTGGGCTTATCGCGGCGGTCATCCTGGCCGGATTGATGTTCCCCTTCGCGGGCGGCTTCGGGTTGGCGTCCAATCGCGCATCCGATGTGGTGGCCAATGGCTCCACCCAGCTGCTCGAGGGCGAGGTGCCTGCGGTCACCACCGTGGAAGACGCCAAGGGCAACAAGATCGCCTACCTCTATACGCAGCGGCGATTCGAGGTGCCCGCCGATCAGATCGCCGACACCATCAAGCTGGCCCTGTTGTCCATCGAAGACAAGAGGTTCACCTCGCATAACGGTGTCGACTGGAAGGGCACGCTCGGCGGCCTGGCCGGTTACGCCTCCGGCGACGAGGACACCCGCGGTGGTTCCACCATCGAGCAGCAGTACGTGAAGAACTACCAGCTGCTGGTGGTGGCCAAGACCGACGCCGAACGCAAGGCCGCCATCGAGACCACCCCCGCGCGCAAGCTGCGCGAAATCCGGATGGCACTGCGGCTGGACCGCACCTTTACCAAGCAGGAGATCCTGACCCGGTACCTGAACCTGGTGTCCTTCGGGAACAACTCGTTCGGTGTGCAGGATGCCGCACAGACCTACTTCGGAGTCGACGCCAAGGACCTGAACTGGCAGCAGGCGGCACTGTTGGCGGGCATGGTGCAGTCCACCTCCGGACTCAATCCCTATGTCAATCCCGAACGTGCGCTGGCCCGCCGCAATCTGGTGCTCGACACCATGATCGCCAACGCCCCGGAAAAGAAGGCCGAACTGGTGGCCGCCCGGGCGCAGCCCCTCGGTGTGCTGCCCCAGCCCAATGAGTTGCCGCGCGGGTGCATCGCCGCCGGAGACCGCGCGTTCTTCTGTGATTACGTGCTCGACTACCTGGCCAAGTCGGGTATCAGCAAGGACCAGGTGATGAAGGGCGGATACCTCATCCGCACCACCCTGGATCCCGAGGTGCAGAACTCGGTGAAACAGGCGGTATCCCACGTCGCCGATCCGGGTCTCAACGGTGTCGCCGACGTCATGAGCGTCATCAAGCCGGGACAGACCAGCCACCCGATCATGGCCATGGCATCCAGTCGCACCTATGGCCTGGATGGCGCGGCCAACGAGACGATGCAGCCCCAGCCCTTCTCCCTCGTCGGCGACGGCGCCGGATCGATCTTCAAGATCTTCACGGTGGCCGCGGCCATGGATATGGGCATGGGCATCAACACCGTGCTCGACGTGCCGCCCACCTTCTCCGCCAAGGGACTCGGCAGTAGCGACGGCACCAAGGGCTGCCCCAAGGACACCTGGTGCGTCAAGAACGTCGGTAACTACCGCTCTCCGATGAGCGTCACAGACGCCCTGGCCACCTCGCCGAACACCGCGTTCGCCAGGTTGATTCAGTCGATCGGCGTGTCCAAAGCCGTCGACATGGCCGTCAAGTTGGGGATGCGTTCGTACGCACAGGCGGGCACCGCCAAGCCCTATGACCCCGAGGGCGACGAGAGCCTGGCCGACTACATCAAGAAGTACAACCTGGGCTCGTTCACATTGGGCCCCATCCAGGTGAACGCCCTCGAACTATCCAATGTGGCAGCCACTTTGGCCTCTGGCGGCAAGTGGTGCCCGCCCAATCCCATCGACAAGGTCTTCGACCGCCACGGCAAAGAGGTTCCGACCACCACCGAGGCCTGCGAGCAGGCGGTACCCACCGGACTCGCCAACACCCTCGCAAACGCGCTGAGTAAGGACGATCAGCCCGGGGGCACCGCCGCGGGTTCGGCGGGCTCGGTCGGCTGGAGTCTGCCGTTATCCAGTAAGACGGGAACCACTGAGGCGCACCGGTCTTCGGCCTTCCTGGGATTTACCAACAACTTGGCCGCGGCGAGCTACATCTTCGACGACTCGACGTCCCCCGGCGATCTGTGTTCTTTCCCGCTACGCAAGTGTGGCGACGGAAATCTGTACGGCGGCAATGAGCCCGCACGGGCCTGGTTCGAGGCTATGAAACCGATTGCCGAGAACTACGGCCCTACCGCCCTGCCGCCCACCGAACCGCGGTACGTGGACGGAGGTCCGGGCTCCAAGGTGCCCAGCATCAACGGGCTGCGCGAATCCGAGGCACGTGATGTTCTCAAGAAGGCCGGATTCAAGGTGGCCGACCAGGCCAGCGTGGTGAACAGCACCGCGCCGTTCAACGAGGTCGTCGGCACCAGCCCATCCGGAACCACCATCCCCGGCTCGGTCGTCACCATCTTGCTGAGTAACGGCATCCCGCCGGCGCCGCCGCCTATCGTCATTCCGGGCCTGGGCGGCCCACCGGGCGAGATGACGACGACGGTCGTCAACATCCCCGGCCTGCCGCCGATCACCGTGCCGGTGCTGGCGCCGCCCCCGTGA
- a CDS encoding WhiB family transcriptional regulator — translation MSALHTAVSIDGGEARIAWVSQARCRQGDPDELFVRGAAQRKAAVICRHCPVMMECGADALDNRVEFGVWGGLTERQRRAMLKAHPEVDSWADFFAAQRKHKSAV, via the coding sequence ATGAGTGCGTTGCATACGGCGGTATCGATCGATGGTGGAGAAGCGCGCATTGCCTGGGTTTCACAGGCCAGATGCAGACAAGGCGACCCTGACGAGTTGTTCGTTCGCGGCGCGGCGCAGCGCAAGGCCGCTGTGATCTGCCGGCACTGCCCGGTCATGATGGAATGCGGTGCCGACGCGCTGGACAACCGCGTGGAGTTCGGCGTGTGGGGCGGACTGACCGAGCGGCAGCGTCGCGCGATGCTCAAGGCTCACCCCGAGGTGGATTCCTGGGCCGACTTCTTCGCCGCGCAGCGCAAGCACAAGAGCGCGGTCTAA